Proteins encoded together in one Candidatus Atribacteria bacterium ADurb.Bin276 window:
- the fabH gene encoding 3-oxoacyl-(acyl-carrier-protein) synthase 3 produces the protein MNNRPVKILGVGAGVPQKVITNFDLEKIVDTSDEWIVSRSGIRERRIASENETTSMLAIEAARIALKKAQVKSSDLDLIIVATVTPDMLFPATACILQRELGAEKAACFDLEAGCTSFVYALSIAEKYLSAGGGNFALVVGAETLSKILDWEDRATCVLFGDGAGAAVLGLGEKPGIISTHLGADGGGANYIEVPAGISRMPASIDTVQNRLHYIKMAGNEVFKFAVKIMEEASLKVLEKGKIKIEDVNLFIPHQANIRIIKSAAKRLGIVEDRIFVNIHKYANTSSASIPLALFEAVQENRIQEGDIILLVGFGAGLTWGSALIRW, from the coding sequence TTGAATAATCGACCGGTGAAAATACTGGGAGTTGGAGCAGGTGTTCCCCAAAAAGTTATAACCAATTTTGATTTGGAAAAAATAGTAGACACCAGTGATGAATGGATCGTCAGTCGAAGCGGCATACGAGAGCGGAGAATTGCTTCGGAAAATGAAACCACATCTATGTTGGCAATTGAAGCGGCACGAATAGCTCTGAAAAAAGCCCAGGTAAAATCATCTGACCTTGATTTGATTATAGTTGCTACTGTCACTCCCGATATGCTTTTCCCAGCGACGGCCTGTATTCTCCAACGTGAATTGGGTGCAGAAAAAGCTGCTTGTTTTGACCTGGAAGCTGGCTGTACTAGTTTTGTTTATGCTCTTTCCATTGCAGAAAAGTATCTTTCCGCCGGGGGTGGGAATTTCGCTTTAGTGGTTGGAGCCGAAACTTTATCGAAAATTCTCGATTGGGAAGATAGAGCGACCTGTGTGCTATTTGGTGATGGAGCCGGAGCAGCTGTGTTAGGTCTGGGAGAAAAACCGGGTATTATTTCAACCCATTTAGGTGCTGATGGAGGAGGAGCTAACTATATTGAAGTTCCAGCCGGCATTTCCCGTATGCCAGCCTCAATTGATACCGTTCAAAATCGACTCCATTATATAAAAATGGCAGGAAACGAAGTCTTTAAATTTGCCGTAAAAATTATGGAAGAGGCTTCGCTGAAAGTTTTAGAAAAGGGGAAGATAAAGATTGAAGATGTCAATTTATTTATCCCCCATCAGGCTAATATAAGGATCATCAAATCAGCTGCGAAACGTCTTGGCATTGTCGAAGATCGTATCTTTGTAAACATTCATAAATATGCAAACACTTCCTCTGCCTCGATACCTTTGGCACTCTTTGAAGCAGTTCAAGAAAATCGAATCCAGGAAGGAGACATTATATTGTTAGTTGGTTTTGGTGCAGGCTTGACTTGGGGTTCAGCTCTTATTCGATGGTAA
- the fabZ gene encoding 3-hydroxyacyl-(acyl-carrier-protein) dehydratase FabZ, with translation MDLDNRMIQRILPHRFPFLLVDRVTIEEMTAVGIKNVTINEWFFQGHFPGLPTMPGVLIIEAMAQVGATMMMNLDEYHDCVPYFTTIDRVKIRKPVVPGDQLIIKVELLKIRKRMGKLNCIAKVNETIVAEGEIGFSLVEKKEEVI, from the coding sequence ATGGACTTGGATAATCGAATGATCCAGAGAATCTTGCCTCATCGTTTTCCATTTTTATTAGTAGATAGAGTTACTATTGAAGAAATGACTGCCGTTGGAATTAAAAACGTGACAATCAATGAATGGTTTTTTCAAGGTCATTTTCCGGGATTACCAACCATGCCAGGTGTGCTCATTATCGAAGCTATGGCTCAGGTGGGCGCCACAATGATGATGAATTTGGATGAGTATCATGATTGTGTTCCTTATTTTACCACGATTGATAGGGTGAAAATTAGAAAACCGGTTGTCCCGGGCGACCAATTAATTATTAAGGTAGAGCTTCTTAAGATTCGTAAGAGAATGGGTAAGTTAAACTGCATAGCGAAGGTCAATGAAACTATAGTAGCCGAGGGAGAAATAGGTTTTTCACTCGTTGAAAAGAAGGAGGAAGTGATTTGA
- the ppiD gene encoding Peptidyl-prolyl cis-trans isomerase D, which translates to MLRGLRKNLDVIIIIIVVAFVFTIFYGTFSRRSQNPSQSAAAAATVNNTVITIYDLENQFRNFISQFDNKYLNELDEQGINYLKRLTLESMINNELLHQEAKSRKIKVNNNDINTRLNEIKANFPSDREFQNYLQYNGIRINDMRESIKRDLMITHLTNSLYESIVIPPEDINNYYEENKSLFSTPTQYHLNQMTFPSQEEAEKVYKRISLGEDFSNLAKLNSIDTYASQGGDAGWISENALPNEAKDSIIELKDKLGSVTPIVKVGNNYQFFKLIETKPAEEKTLEESQEEIKVILENEQKRVKLEHLVAEIRNKSKIEYSESILASGIVSEPSPTEPLQSENPAAPLPESSEPTEIPDVTSTLNP; encoded by the coding sequence ATGCTGAGAGGACTTCGCAAAAATCTCGATGTTATCATCATAATCATTGTGGTTGCCTTTGTTTTTACTATTTTTTATGGTACTTTCAGTCGCCGATCACAAAATCCTTCACAAAGTGCCGCAGCGGCGGCAACTGTTAACAATACCGTTATTACTATTTATGACCTTGAAAATCAATTCCGTAATTTCATCTCTCAGTTTGATAACAAATATCTCAACGAACTTGACGAACAGGGAATTAATTACCTTAAAAGACTCACCTTAGAAAGTATGATAAACAATGAACTTTTACACCAGGAAGCAAAATCACGAAAAATTAAAGTGAATAATAATGATATTAATACCAGGCTAAATGAAATTAAAGCCAATTTTCCTTCTGATCGGGAGTTTCAAAATTACTTACAATACAATGGAATCCGAATAAATGATATGAGAGAGTCCATCAAAAGAGATTTGATGATCACCCACCTTACTAATTCATTATACGAAAGTATTGTTATCCCGCCTGAAGACATTAACAATTATTACGAAGAAAATAAAAGTTTGTTTTCAACGCCAACCCAATATCACCTCAATCAGATGACATTTCCATCTCAAGAAGAAGCCGAGAAAGTCTATAAAAGAATCAGTTTGGGTGAAGATTTTTCCAATTTAGCTAAGTTGAATTCAATTGACACCTATGCTTCCCAAGGTGGAGATGCTGGTTGGATATCAGAAAATGCCCTTCCCAACGAAGCTAAAGATTCTATTATTGAATTGAAAGATAAATTGGGTAGCGTTACTCCAATTGTGAAAGTCGGAAACAACTATCAATTCTTTAAACTTATTGAAACCAAACCAGCTGAGGAGAAAACATTGGAAGAGTCTCAAGAAGAAATAAAAGTAATTCTCGAAAACGAGCAAAAAAGAGTAAAATTAGAGCATTTAGTTGCTGAAATTCGCAACAAATCCAAAATAGAATATTCTGAGAGCATTTTAGCCTCAGGTATAGTAAGTGAACCATCGCCGACCGAGCCGCTGCAATCTGAGAATCCGGCAGCGCCATTGCCTGAATCATCCGAACCAACCGAAATACCCGATGTAACATCAACACTAAATCCTTAG